The proteins below are encoded in one region of Puntigrus tetrazona isolate hp1 chromosome 5, ASM1883169v1, whole genome shotgun sequence:
- the LOC122345901 gene encoding flocculation protein FLO11-like, which yields MAARSICVLLVSAVVINVTGMLATWIMSFQHSDIRMKSSINSFTVSSDAAQTETTTLASASDAAEGASSTPEAQIITNIPGSASVNVMPGSSAISRASSVAIAEPSLQTTAETAAVSAAGAGRSTAGETIVSSEKVEIHTLPGTKKDEIQETAETTATACTQIQESANEETLTNTAQKTPGSDRMSEGDIAQTHTIKTEISIAPTQKSGISTTPQFRSVTPIPVTVRATNFIPNKRKTSKITPEIKATTKTAFLHTKGNTFRTEEVMTGTKADLSEEKQAPNTAITKRARTAGTGPLKVETSERTTVRPIISSQAVKASNGPTMNSPTGLSLITMIEAAAGKQAKTVGKQTGKGVTITTIKPTVNDLNTISQETQTFEVFES from the exons atGGCTGCCAGATCTATCTGCGTGCTGCTCGTGTCTGCAG TGGTGATCAATGTGACTGGAATGCTGGCAACTTGGATAATGAG TTTTCAACACTCTGACATTAGAATGAAATCTTCAATAAATTCATTCACAGTCAGCTCAGATGCAGCTCAAACAGAGACGACAACATTAGCAAGCGCATCAGATGCGGCCGAAGGTGCGTCGAGCACGCCGGAGGCACAAATAATCACAAACATTCCTGGAAGCGCATCGGTGAATGTGATGCCTGGATCATCTGCGATATCAAGAGCTTCATCCGTTGCTATCGCTGAACCCTCTCTGCAAACAACAGCTGAGACAGCAGCAGTGAGTGCAGCTGGGGCAGGGAGATCTACAGCTGGGGAAACAATCGTCTCGTCTGAGAAAGTTGAGATACACACTTTACCTGGAACAAAAAAGGACGAAATACAGGAAACGGCGGAAACAACAGCCACGGCGTGTACGCAAATACAAGAAAGTGCCAACGAGGAAACATTGACAAATACAGCTCAAAAGACGCCTGGATCTGATAGAATGAGTGAAGGTGATATcgcacaaacacatacaattaaaacagaaataagcaTCGCGCCCACACAGAAATCAGGGATAAGCACAACTCCACAATTCCGGAGTGTTACTCCGATACCAGTGACAGTAAGAGCAACAAATTTCATTCCCAATAAACGCAAAACTTCAAAAATCACACCCGAAATTAAAGCAACaaccaaaactgcatttttacacaCGAAAGGCAATACATTTAGGACAGAGGAGGTTATGACTGGAACAAAAGCAGATttatctgaagaaaaacaagcacCGAACACCGCCATCACAAAAAGAGCAAGAACAGCGGGAACGGGGCCACTGAAAGTTGAAACAAGCGAAAGAACCACAGTTAGACCAATAATATCTTCTCAAGCTGTAAAAGCATCAAACGGTCCAACAATGAATAGCCCTACTGGTTTAAGTCTCATAACTATGATCGAAGCTGCTGCcggaaaacaagcaaaaacagtgGGAAAACAAACTGGTAAAGGCGtgacaataacaacaattaaacccactgtaaatgatttaaacacCATTTCACAAGAGACACAGACTTTTGAAGTGTTCGAAAGTTGA